The following are encoded together in the Pseudoalteromonas shioyasakiensis genome:
- the epmB gene encoding EF-P beta-lysylation protein EpmB → MIQRNEVNLHKNWQKELANVVTCPERLLEMLGLSSKVDEKDLKARSLFPVRVPLPFIKKMRYGDINDPLLLQVMPRHQEFLAKTGYDKDPLKEQDNNQPGLLHKYRSRVLVMFKTGCAVNCRYCFRRHFPYQENQLNKRSLIDALAYIKADSNINEVILSGGDPLMAKDDAVSWFMDELEQLPQIKRMRIHSRLPVVIPARITDELCARFAASPLKVVFINHINHANEIDDDFKTAMQKLKAAGVTLLNQAVLLKDVNDSVESQVALSEALFEADILPYYLHLLDKVEGASHFDIAESQAREIVTAMLAALPGFLVPKLVREIGGEKSKTPIDLNLV, encoded by the coding sequence ATGATACAAAGAAATGAAGTAAATTTGCATAAAAACTGGCAAAAAGAATTGGCAAATGTTGTCACTTGTCCTGAACGCTTGCTAGAAATGCTAGGATTATCAAGCAAAGTAGACGAAAAAGACCTCAAAGCACGCAGTCTTTTTCCTGTCCGCGTGCCACTGCCTTTTATCAAAAAAATGCGTTATGGCGACATAAACGACCCTCTTTTGCTGCAAGTGATGCCAAGACACCAAGAGTTTTTAGCAAAAACAGGTTACGACAAAGATCCTCTAAAAGAGCAAGATAACAACCAACCTGGTTTGTTACACAAGTATCGCTCTCGGGTTTTAGTGATGTTTAAAACCGGCTGTGCTGTAAATTGCCGTTATTGTTTTAGACGCCATTTTCCTTATCAAGAAAACCAATTAAACAAACGCAGCTTGATTGACGCACTGGCTTACATAAAAGCAGACAGCAACATCAACGAAGTCATTTTAAGTGGTGGCGATCCATTGATGGCCAAAGACGATGCTGTTAGTTGGTTTATGGATGAGTTAGAGCAGCTTCCGCAAATTAAACGCATGCGTATTCACAGCCGCTTACCTGTTGTGATCCCAGCAAGAATTACCGATGAGCTATGTGCACGCTTTGCTGCATCGCCTTTAAAGGTGGTGTTTATAAATCATATCAATCACGCTAACGAAATTGATGATGACTTTAAAACGGCCATGCAAAAGTTAAAAGCTGCGGGGGTTACGTTATTAAATCAGGCGGTATTACTAAAAGATGTGAATGATTCTGTTGAGTCGCAAGTTGCGTTAAGTGAAGCTCTGTTTGAGGCAGATATACTTCCTTACTACTTACATCTACTCGATAAAGTTGAGGGTGCTAGCCATTTTGATATCGCTGAGAGTCAGGCACGGGAAATTGTAACGGCTATGCTGGCAGCATTGCCGGGGTTCTTAGTTCCTAAGCTGGTGCGCGAGATCGGCGGCGAAAAAAGTAAAACACCTATCGATCTCAATCTAGTTTAA
- the efp gene encoding elongation factor P, whose protein sequence is MANYSTNEFKGGLKIMLDGEPCSILENEMVKPGKGQAFNRVRIRKLITGKVLEKTFKSGESVEGADVMDTDLAYLYTDGEFWHFMNNETFEQIAADEKALGDNAKWLVENDVCTITLWNGSPIAVTPPNFVELEITETDPGLKGDTAGTGGKPATLSTGAVVRVPLFVQIGEVIKVDTRSGEYVSRVK, encoded by the coding sequence ATGGCGAATTATAGCACCAATGAGTTCAAGGGCGGCCTAAAAATTATGTTAGACGGCGAACCTTGCAGCATCTTAGAAAATGAAATGGTAAAACCAGGTAAAGGCCAGGCGTTTAACCGTGTTCGTATTCGTAAACTTATCACAGGTAAAGTACTAGAAAAAACATTCAAGTCAGGTGAATCAGTTGAAGGTGCAGACGTAATGGATACAGATTTAGCGTATCTATACACTGACGGTGAGTTCTGGCACTTCATGAACAACGAAACATTTGAGCAAATCGCTGCTGACGAAAAAGCACTTGGCGACAATGCAAAATGGTTAGTTGAAAATGACGTTTGTACTATCACGCTTTGGAACGGTAGCCCAATCGCTGTGACTCCACCAAACTTCGTTGAATTAGAAATCACTGAAACAGATCCAGGTCTAAAAGGTGATACAGCGGGTACTGGCGGTAAACCAGCAACATTAAGCACAGGTGCTGTTGTTCGTGTTCCTCTATTCGTACAAATCGGCGAAGTGATCAAAGTTGATACACGTAGCGGCGAATACGTGAGCCGTGTTAAGTAA
- the epmA gene encoding elongation factor P--(R)-beta-lysine ligase encodes MSNVLWQPSADIETLRHRAAIIRRIREFFYARDVMEVETPSLSAASVTDVHLATFSTEFVGPGHAGGLPLYLQTSPEFAMKRLLAAGSGAIFQLCKAFRNEEAGSHHNPEFTMLEWYRPGFDEFALMDEMDELMQLVLGVESAERLTYQQAFMNALGVDPLTADISSLQQLATEQGFADIAANETHRDTLLQLLFCMKVEPTIGQEKPCFVYHFPASQAALAQICQHDERVAGRFELYFKNMELANGFNELTNSKEQAARFSEDNQYREANGLKQVPMDERLIAALEHGLPQCAGVALGIDRLIMLATNKQKIKDVLAFDVERA; translated from the coding sequence ATGTCTAATGTCCTTTGGCAACCAAGCGCCGATATTGAAACTTTACGCCACCGTGCCGCTATCATCCGCCGTATTCGCGAGTTCTTTTATGCGCGGGATGTTATGGAGGTTGAAACGCCAAGCTTAAGTGCGGCCAGTGTAACCGATGTGCATTTAGCGACATTTAGTACCGAGTTTGTTGGTCCTGGTCATGCTGGTGGCTTACCACTTTATTTGCAAACGTCACCTGAGTTTGCCATGAAGCGTTTACTTGCTGCAGGCTCTGGGGCTATTTTCCAGCTATGCAAAGCCTTTCGTAATGAAGAGGCGGGTAGTCATCATAATCCTGAATTTACAATGCTTGAGTGGTATCGTCCGGGTTTTGATGAATTTGCGCTTATGGATGAAATGGATGAGCTTATGCAATTGGTGCTTGGCGTAGAAAGCGCAGAGCGACTCACTTATCAGCAAGCCTTTATGAACGCCTTAGGTGTTGACCCTTTAACTGCTGATATCAGCTCATTGCAGCAACTAGCAACAGAGCAGGGCTTTGCCGATATTGCCGCGAATGAAACGCACCGCGATACCTTGTTACAGCTATTATTTTGCATGAAGGTTGAGCCAACTATTGGCCAAGAGAAGCCTTGTTTCGTTTATCATTTTCCTGCATCGCAAGCAGCTCTTGCCCAAATTTGTCAGCACGATGAGCGAGTAGCAGGGCGCTTTGAGTTATATTTTAAAAATATGGAACTGGCAAACGGCTTTAATGAGCTGACCAATAGCAAAGAGCAAGCAGCTCGTTTTAGTGAAGATAATCAGTACCGTGAAGCAAATGGCTTAAAGCAAGTGCCAATGGATGAACGTTTAATAGCTGCACTAGAACATGGCTTACCACAATGTGCAGGTGTCGCACTGGGCATTGATCGACTCATTATGCTGGCAACGAATAAGCAAAAGATTAAAGACGTACTCGCCTTTGATGTTGAAAGGGCTTAA